One genomic region from Solwaraspora sp. WMMD792 encodes:
- a CDS encoding Uma2 family endonuclease — MAQPAFVPDPEPPREPSFDVLGDFDEPWTAQLALDLLPETNGPKVEVLSGSVIVTPHAGYDHQTIELDLAYLLKQAARRAKLWLYHEVNVVSGDDLYIPDIVVLRSPGGGHVSMPISEAVLLGEIVSKGNRRKDVIDRPRQYAAAGVPFFLRADFRNRVPALALHELSDGEYRPVAAAAAGTTFVMKEPFEFTIDPADLLDEADDAR; from the coding sequence TTGGCACAGCCGGCATTCGTGCCCGATCCGGAGCCGCCGCGTGAGCCGTCGTTCGACGTACTCGGCGATTTCGACGAGCCGTGGACCGCGCAGCTCGCCCTTGACCTGTTGCCGGAGACCAATGGTCCCAAGGTCGAGGTTCTCAGCGGGAGCGTGATCGTGACACCACATGCCGGGTACGACCATCAGACGATCGAGCTGGATCTGGCGTACCTGTTGAAGCAGGCAGCGCGCCGGGCGAAGCTCTGGCTGTACCACGAGGTCAACGTCGTCTCGGGCGACGACCTGTACATCCCCGACATCGTGGTGCTCCGCTCACCTGGTGGAGGACACGTATCGATGCCGATCTCGGAAGCCGTGCTGCTCGGCGAGATCGTCTCCAAGGGCAACCGGCGCAAGGACGTGATCGACCGGCCCCGGCAGTACGCCGCAGCCGGTGTGCCCTTCTTTCTCCGGGCGGACTTCCGGAACCGGGTGCCGGCGCTGGCGTTGCACGAGCTGAGCGACGGGGAGTACCGGCCGGTGGCGGCGGCCGCGGCCGGAACCACGTTCGTGATGAAGGAGCCGTTCGAGTTCACCATCGATCCGGCTGATCTGCTCGACGAGGCCGACGACGCACGGTGA
- the dxr gene encoding 1-deoxy-D-xylulose-5-phosphate reductoisomerase yields MVLLGSTGSIGTQAVDIVTRNPDRFRIVGLGAGGGNVELLAVQALQLQVEVVAVARASAAQDLQLAFYAEASRRGYPTGGFRIPKILAGPSAMAELAEWPCDVVLNGVDGSRGLAPTLAALRAGRTLALANKESLIAGGSIVRAAIQRPDQIVPVDSEHSALAQCLRSGTADEVRKLVVTASGGPFRGRPRAELTEVTPEQAMAHPTWNMGPVITINSATLVNKGLEIIEAHELFGIPYPRIEVVVHPQSVIHSMVEFVDGSTVAQASPPDMRLPIALALGWPARVPAAAAPVDWTRAHSWEFAPLDETAFPAVALAKQAGADGRCRPAVYNAANEECVAAFVAGRLPFLGIVDTVDRVLQSAPDFGEPGTVDDVLAAESWARARAQELIGASAEGA; encoded by the coding sequence ATCGTCCTGCTCGGCTCCACCGGCTCGATCGGCACCCAGGCGGTCGACATCGTCACCCGCAACCCTGACCGGTTCCGCATCGTCGGGCTCGGCGCCGGCGGCGGCAACGTCGAGTTGCTCGCCGTACAGGCACTGCAGTTGCAGGTCGAGGTGGTGGCGGTGGCCCGGGCCTCGGCGGCGCAGGACCTGCAGCTCGCCTTCTACGCCGAGGCGTCCCGGCGCGGCTACCCGACCGGTGGGTTCCGGATCCCGAAGATCCTGGCCGGCCCGTCGGCGATGGCCGAACTCGCCGAGTGGCCGTGCGACGTGGTGCTCAACGGGGTGGACGGCTCCCGAGGGCTGGCCCCGACGTTGGCGGCGTTGCGGGCCGGCCGGACCCTGGCGCTGGCCAACAAGGAGTCGCTGATCGCCGGCGGTTCGATCGTGCGGGCCGCGATTCAGCGCCCGGACCAGATCGTGCCGGTGGACTCCGAGCACTCGGCGCTCGCCCAGTGCCTGCGCTCCGGCACCGCCGACGAGGTGCGCAAACTGGTGGTGACGGCGAGCGGCGGTCCGTTCCGGGGGCGGCCGCGTGCCGAGCTGACCGAGGTCACCCCGGAGCAGGCGATGGCCCACCCCACCTGGAACATGGGCCCGGTCATCACGATTAACTCGGCGACGCTGGTGAACAAGGGCCTGGAGATCATCGAGGCGCACGAACTGTTCGGCATCCCGTACCCGCGTATCGAGGTGGTGGTCCACCCGCAGTCGGTGATCCACTCGATGGTGGAGTTCGTGGACGGTTCGACGGTCGCCCAGGCCAGTCCGCCGGACATGCGGCTGCCGATCGCGCTGGCCCTGGGCTGGCCGGCCCGGGTGCCGGCGGCGGCCGCCCCGGTCGACTGGACCCGGGCGCACAGTTGGGAGTTCGCCCCGCTCGACGAGACGGCGTTCCCGGCGGTGGCGCTGGCCAAGCAGGCCGGCGCGGACGGCCGCTGCCGGCCGGCGGTCTACAACGCGGCGAACGAGGAGTGCGTGGCGGCGTTCGTCGCCGGCAGGCTACCGTTCCTCGGCATCGTCGACACGGTGGACCGGGTGCTGCAGTCGGCACCGGACTTCGGCGAACCGGGTACGGTCGACGATGTGCTCGCTGCGGAATCCTGGGCGCGGGCCCGGGCGCAGGAGCTGATCGGTGCGTCGGCGGAGGGAGCTTGA
- a CDS encoding site-2 protease family protein, with protein MAYLLGVVLFALAILISVSLHEAGHMVTAKKFGMKVTRYFVGFGPTIWSFRRGETEYGLKAIPLGGFCKIVGMTPQDDDVAPADESRVMWRFPVWKRTVVMSAGSVTHFGLAIVALWLAAVFMGLPNPDFPATEEQARQEPAVVAVTDCVVVEYVARACEAGDPASPAAQAGLRDGDRILAVSGTPVDTWGDMLEAIRGADPGPATVRYERDGTTGTVEAELAAVQRPELGTDEGPLSTVAALGVGLRIEKPGMVTYGPIEAFGATGDYLRQMAVGTVEAMMRIPEKIPALWASITGAERDIDTPISVVGASRLGGEAVANDAWELFVLLFISLNFFVGVFNLLPLLPLDGGHIAIAWFEKARSWLYAVLGRPDPGRVDYFKLMPLTYAVLLIGGAFTLLTITADVVNPITLFSR; from the coding sequence ATGGCGTACCTGCTCGGGGTGGTTCTCTTCGCCCTCGCGATTCTCATCTCGGTCAGCCTGCACGAGGCCGGTCACATGGTGACGGCGAAGAAGTTCGGGATGAAGGTGACCCGGTACTTCGTCGGTTTCGGCCCGACCATCTGGTCGTTCCGCCGCGGCGAGACCGAGTACGGTCTCAAGGCCATCCCGCTGGGTGGCTTCTGCAAGATCGTCGGCATGACCCCGCAGGACGACGACGTGGCACCCGCCGACGAGTCCCGGGTGATGTGGCGCTTCCCGGTGTGGAAGCGGACGGTGGTGATGTCCGCCGGGTCGGTGACCCACTTCGGGTTGGCGATCGTCGCGCTCTGGCTGGCGGCGGTCTTCATGGGCCTGCCGAACCCGGATTTCCCCGCCACCGAGGAGCAGGCCCGCCAGGAGCCGGCGGTGGTCGCGGTCACCGACTGCGTGGTCGTCGAGTACGTGGCCCGCGCCTGCGAGGCTGGCGACCCGGCCAGCCCGGCCGCGCAGGCAGGCCTGCGCGACGGCGACCGGATCCTCGCGGTGAGCGGCACCCCGGTCGACACCTGGGGTGACATGCTGGAGGCGATCCGGGGTGCCGATCCGGGGCCGGCGACCGTCCGGTACGAGCGGGACGGGACGACCGGCACGGTCGAGGCGGAGCTCGCCGCGGTGCAGCGCCCCGAGCTGGGCACCGACGAAGGCCCGCTGAGCACGGTCGCCGCGCTCGGCGTCGGGCTGCGGATCGAGAAGCCGGGCATGGTGACGTACGGGCCGATCGAGGCATTCGGCGCGACCGGCGACTACCTGCGCCAGATGGCGGTCGGCACCGTCGAGGCGATGATGCGGATCCCGGAGAAGATCCCGGCGCTGTGGGCGTCGATCACTGGCGCGGAGCGCGACATCGACACCCCGATCAGCGTGGTCGGTGCCAGCCGGCTCGGCGGGGAGGCGGTGGCCAACGACGCCTGGGAGCTGTTCGTGCTGCTGTTCATCTCGCTGAATTTCTTCGTCGGGGTGTTCAATCTGCTGCCGCTGCTGCCGCTGGACGGCGGGCACATCGCGATCGCCTGGTTCGAGAAGGCCAGGTCCTGGCTGTACGCGGTGCTCGGCCGGCCCGATCCGGGCCGGGTCGACTATTTCAAACTGATGCCACTCACGTACGCGGTTCTGCTGATTGGTGGCGCGTTCACGCTGCTGACCATCACCGCGGACGTGGTCAACCCGATCACGCTGTTCTCGAGGTGA
- the ispG gene encoding flavodoxin-dependent (E)-4-hydroxy-3-methylbut-2-enyl-diphosphate synthase, producing the protein MTAVSLGMPVVPPPPLAPRRASRQIMVGPVPVGGGAPVSVQSMTTTVTSDINATLQQIAELTASGCQIVRVAVPSQDDADALPTIARKSQIPVIADIHFQPKYVFAAIDAGCAAVRVNPGNIRQFDDKVAEIAKAASAAGTPIRIGVNAGSLDKRLLAKHGKATAEALVESALWECSLFEEHDFRDIKISVKHNDPVVMIRAYRLLAEQCDYPLHLGVTEAGPAFQGTVKSAVAFGALLAEGIGDTIRVSLSAPPVEEIKVGTAILESLGLRERGLEIVSCPSCGRAQVDVYTLADQVTAALDGFPAPLRVAVMGCVVNGPGEAREADLGVASGNGKGQIFVKGEVIKTVPESQIVETLVEEALRIADEMGAELPAEMRELLPGPTVTVH; encoded by the coding sequence GTGACCGCAGTCAGTCTGGGCATGCCCGTGGTGCCGCCGCCGCCGTTGGCGCCGCGCCGGGCCAGCCGGCAGATCATGGTCGGTCCGGTGCCGGTGGGTGGCGGTGCGCCGGTGTCCGTACAGTCGATGACCACCACGGTGACCTCGGACATCAACGCCACCCTGCAGCAGATCGCCGAGCTGACCGCGTCCGGTTGCCAGATCGTGCGGGTCGCCGTGCCGTCGCAGGACGACGCGGACGCGTTGCCGACGATCGCCCGCAAGTCGCAGATCCCGGTGATCGCCGACATCCACTTCCAGCCGAAGTACGTCTTCGCGGCGATCGACGCCGGCTGCGCGGCGGTACGGGTCAACCCGGGCAACATTCGGCAGTTCGACGACAAGGTGGCCGAGATCGCCAAGGCGGCGTCGGCGGCCGGGACCCCGATCCGGATCGGCGTCAACGCCGGTTCACTGGACAAGCGGTTGCTGGCCAAGCACGGCAAGGCGACCGCCGAGGCGCTGGTCGAGTCGGCGCTGTGGGAGTGCTCGCTGTTCGAGGAGCACGACTTCCGGGACATCAAGATCTCGGTCAAGCACAACGACCCGGTGGTGATGATCCGGGCGTACCGGCTGCTGGCCGAGCAGTGCGACTACCCGCTGCACCTCGGGGTGACTGAGGCCGGCCCGGCGTTCCAGGGCACGGTGAAGTCGGCGGTGGCGTTCGGCGCCCTGCTGGCCGAGGGGATCGGCGACACGATCCGGGTGTCACTGTCCGCGCCGCCGGTGGAGGAGATCAAGGTCGGTACGGCGATCCTGGAGTCGCTCGGGTTGCGTGAGCGTGGTCTGGAGATTGTCTCCTGCCCGTCCTGTGGCCGGGCGCAGGTGGACGTGTACACCCTGGCCGACCAGGTGACCGCCGCGCTGGACGGGTTCCCGGCGCCGCTGCGGGTGGCGGTGATGGGTTGCGTGGTGAACGGGCCGGGTGAGGCTCGGGAAGCCGACCTCGGGGTGGCGTCCGGCAACGGTAAGGGCCAGATCTTCGTCAAGGGCGAAGTGATCAAGACGGTGCCGGAGTCGCAGATCGTGGAGACCCTGGTGGAGGAGGCGCTGCGGATCGCCGACGAGATGGGTGCCGAGTTGCCGGCGGAGATGCGTGAGCTTCTTCCCGGGCCGACGGTCACGGTGCACTGA
- a CDS encoding cellulase family glycosylhydrolase, translating to MTQQTTTARGRRWRAGLIAGGVTAALVGGSVAVAASAHAAAGCRVVYSAPAQWPGGFTASVNVTNLGDPLNGWQLTWAFPSGQQVTQAWNATVTSSGSQVTATNVSYNANLGTNATVSFGFNGSWSGSNTAPSSFALNGVTCTGSVGPTTPPPTDPPSPTVPPTTAPPSPTPTTTPRPPGDPQDVVDAMQPGWNLGNTLDATGDNVGGSGETSWGNPLVTQDLIRTIKSQGFNSIRIPTTWTHHHGGAPNYTIDPTRLARVKQIVDWALAEDLYVMINLHHDSWQWINTMPSNRTGVLARYSALWTQLANTFRDSSPKLHFESVNEPQFSNSSGDAQNAQLLDELNRRFHQIVRNSGGNNATRLLILPTLHTSSDQARLDELASTFTALDDPNLIATVHYYGYWPFSVNVAGGYRFDATAQQDVIDSLNRVQNTFVSRGIPVVIGEFGLLGFDRHTGTIQQGEKLKFFEFFGYHTRTRGIATQLWDNGQHLGRTSFQWSDPELIAQIKSAWTTRSGTAASDMIFVPRTGGVTAKTLALNLNGLTFQGLRQGNTDLVRGTDYTVSGNQLTLPASTVTRLVGNRAYGVNATLHARFSSGVPWRINIISSDPPVLANASGTTSSFNIPTTFRGDQLATMEARYADGSNAGPHNWTSYKEFDVTFRPNYAANTITLTSEFFAEVNDGAPVTLTFHFWSGTTITYTVVRNGSSVTGTTS from the coding sequence ATGACTCAACAGACAACGACGGCTCGCGGCAGACGGTGGCGTGCCGGCCTGATCGCCGGCGGTGTGACCGCCGCACTGGTCGGCGGTAGCGTCGCCGTCGCGGCCAGCGCGCACGCGGCCGCCGGCTGCCGGGTGGTCTACTCGGCACCCGCCCAGTGGCCCGGCGGCTTCACCGCCAGCGTGAACGTCACCAACCTGGGCGACCCGCTCAACGGCTGGCAGCTGACCTGGGCCTTCCCGTCCGGACAGCAGGTCACCCAGGCCTGGAACGCCACCGTCACTAGCTCGGGCAGCCAGGTAACCGCGACCAACGTCAGCTACAACGCCAACCTCGGCACCAACGCGACCGTCTCGTTCGGCTTCAACGGCTCATGGTCGGGTAGCAACACCGCGCCGAGCTCGTTCGCGCTCAACGGCGTCACCTGCACCGGCAGCGTGGGCCCGACCACGCCCCCACCGACCGACCCACCGTCGCCGACGGTACCGCCGACCACCGCGCCGCCGTCCCCGACGCCGACCACCACCCCGCGTCCGCCGGGTGACCCGCAGGACGTCGTCGACGCGATGCAGCCGGGCTGGAACCTGGGCAACACCCTCGACGCGACCGGCGACAACGTCGGCGGCAGCGGCGAGACCTCCTGGGGCAACCCGCTGGTCACCCAGGACCTGATCCGCACCATCAAGTCGCAGGGCTTCAACAGCATCCGGATCCCGACGACCTGGACGCACCACCACGGCGGCGCGCCCAACTACACGATCGATCCCACCCGGCTCGCCCGGGTGAAGCAGATCGTCGACTGGGCCCTCGCCGAGGACCTGTACGTGATGATCAACCTGCACCACGACTCGTGGCAGTGGATCAACACGATGCCGAGCAACCGCACCGGCGTCCTGGCCCGCTACTCGGCGCTGTGGACCCAGCTGGCGAACACCTTCCGCGACTCGTCGCCGAAGCTGCACTTCGAGAGCGTCAACGAGCCGCAGTTCAGCAACAGCTCCGGCGATGCCCAGAACGCCCAGCTGCTCGACGAGCTGAACCGCAGGTTCCACCAGATCGTCCGCAACTCCGGCGGCAACAACGCCACCCGGCTGCTCATCCTGCCGACCCTGCACACCTCGTCCGACCAGGCCCGGCTCGACGAGCTCGCCAGCACCTTCACCGCACTCGACGACCCCAACCTGATCGCCACGGTGCACTACTACGGCTACTGGCCGTTCAGCGTCAACGTCGCCGGCGGCTACCGTTTCGACGCCACCGCCCAGCAGGACGTGATCGACTCGCTCAACCGGGTGCAGAACACCTTCGTCTCCCGGGGCATCCCGGTCGTCATCGGCGAGTTCGGTCTGCTCGGCTTCGACCGGCACACCGGCACCATCCAGCAGGGCGAGAAACTGAAGTTCTTCGAGTTCTTCGGCTACCACACCCGGACCCGCGGCATCGCCACCCAGCTGTGGGACAACGGCCAGCACCTCGGCCGGACCAGCTTCCAGTGGAGCGACCCGGAGCTGATCGCCCAGATCAAGTCGGCCTGGACCACCCGCTCCGGCACTGCCGCCAGCGACATGATCTTCGTGCCGCGGACCGGCGGCGTCACCGCGAAGACCCTCGCGTTGAACCTCAACGGGCTGACCTTCCAGGGGCTGCGGCAGGGCAACACCGACCTGGTCCGGGGGACCGACTACACGGTCAGCGGCAATCAGTTGACGCTGCCCGCGTCCACCGTCACCCGCCTGGTCGGCAACCGGGCGTACGGGGTGAACGCCACCCTGCACGCCCGCTTTTCGTCCGGCGTACCGTGGCGGATCAACATCATCTCGTCGGATCCGCCGGTACTGGCCAACGCGAGCGGCACCACCTCGTCGTTCAACATTCCGACGACCTTCCGCGGTGACCAGCTGGCCACCATGGAAGCCCGGTACGCCGACGGTTCCAACGCCGGCCCGCACAACTGGACGTCGTACAAGGAGTTCGACGTCACCTTCCGGCCGAACTACGCCGCGAACACCATCACCCTGACGTCGGAGTTCTTCGCCGAGGTCAACGACGGTGCCCCGGTGACGCTCACCTTCCATTTCTGGAGCGGCACGACGATCACCTACACCGTCGTACGTAACGGTTCGTCGGTGACCGGCACCACCTCGTAA
- a CDS encoding MerR family transcriptional regulator → MTTGTRVEILDRTSCAAGAGDASGTGGSGAAAERNGLRVAALAAAVGVSPDTVRYYERAGLLHPPERTPTGYRVYGTAAVDRLRFIRGCQRLGLRLREIADLLAVRDTGVCPCEPAEQLLRRRIAEVDVELARLTALRAEMAEMAEKLPTAACPPPEPGRWCPPDGDGR, encoded by the coding sequence ATGACCACGGGCACCAGAGTCGAGATTCTCGACCGCACCAGCTGCGCCGCCGGGGCGGGCGACGCGTCCGGGACCGGTGGATCCGGGGCCGCTGCCGAGCGGAACGGCCTGCGGGTCGCCGCGCTCGCCGCCGCTGTCGGCGTGTCGCCGGACACCGTCCGCTACTACGAACGGGCCGGGCTGCTGCACCCGCCGGAGCGGACCCCCACCGGTTACCGGGTGTACGGCACCGCTGCGGTCGACCGGCTCCGGTTCATCCGGGGCTGTCAGCGGCTCGGGCTCCGGCTGCGGGAGATCGCCGATCTGCTCGCCGTCCGGGACACCGGTGTCTGCCCGTGTGAGCCGGCGGAGCAGCTACTGCGCCGCCGAATCGCCGAGGTCGACGTGGAGCTGGCCCGGCTGACCGCGCTACGGGCGGAGATGGCGGAGATGGCCGAGAAGCTGCCGACGGCGGCCTGCCCGCCGCCGGAACCGGGGCGATGGTGCCCACCGGATGGGGACGGGAGGTGA
- a CDS encoding DinB family protein → MTIDMFTDPDADPRAIPPRLGDERATLAGFLDWHRRTLELKCGGLDPQQLARRSVQPSGLSLLGLVRHLADVERYWFRQVMAGEDAPPRFYSQTAPNDDFDGSVADPAAVTRAWAAWREEVEYAERFVADAAGLDVTGSDRRGPISLRWVLTHMIEEYARHNGHADLLRECIDGAVGQ, encoded by the coding sequence ATGACGATCGACATGTTTACCGACCCGGACGCCGATCCGCGTGCCATTCCGCCCCGGCTCGGCGACGAGCGGGCCACCCTCGCCGGGTTTCTCGACTGGCACCGCCGGACCCTGGAGCTCAAGTGCGGCGGACTCGACCCGCAGCAGTTGGCCCGCCGGTCGGTGCAGCCGTCGGGGCTGTCGCTGCTCGGGCTGGTGCGGCACCTCGCCGACGTGGAACGTTACTGGTTCCGACAGGTGATGGCCGGCGAGGACGCCCCGCCCCGCTTCTACTCCCAGACCGCACCCAATGACGACTTCGACGGTTCCGTCGCCGACCCGGCGGCCGTCACCCGGGCGTGGGCGGCATGGCGGGAGGAGGTCGAGTACGCCGAGCGCTTCGTCGCCGACGCCGCCGGACTGGACGTCACCGGCTCCGACCGGCGCGGCCCGATCTCGCTGCGCTGGGTGCTGACCCACATGATCGAGGAGTACGCCCGGCACAACGGCCACGCCGACCTGTTGCGGGAATGCATCGACGGGGCGGTCGGCCAGTAG
- a CDS encoding low temperature requirement protein A translates to MHDDSPHPHPTAGGLRLVRRNPLVTGDVSWMELFVDLFFVFAFLKITTLMAADLTAVGMLRGVLVILLLWHCWTPCVWLGNVVHLDRGGMPLMMAGIATVLLVIGVSVPETFVDTPGRLPGPVIVVVGYLAIRVSVLAVLTRSRWSEGPAGRRPAAIAWLTLAASASALLTAALLPPHLPARFDADLVRLVLFALALAIDFVVLTAVGRGSWQIVSPWHLSERHALIVLIALGETIISIGTGGGVGADIPVTWQLLAAATLGLVVVSALWWTYFDLAKILAEHALSRRSGVDQTRMARDVYSGLHLPMIGGLIFFALGLKHAIITMPGGSEHPWTTAEVVIMYGGVLLYLLALVAFEWLSGRLLGRSPILGIALLLGLLPVATQVPALGALALLAVGVVAMLIADRTLFHRRHTQLHRLTESETSRLHGVTPRELFLDLVFVFAFIQVTTLMTRHASIWGIVRGLTLLALLWWAWTSFSWLTNAVRTETVLVRFTTIGIAASILVIGIATPQAFEPAPGSLPGSLIIVAAYLTTQLIQTVLILQASRTEPVLRALARQNAVPSTTALLLLAGFAVVELATPDRLAGIPAVTLLWVAALTIQLVGSYPTGVKSWRPRSTRHWVDRYALIMLIAFGEAIISVGLAVADQPVSTTVMVIVVTAAVAVGALWWPYFTTIDSARLALEARTGVDRAKLARDGFTYLHLPMVACIILIAYGLHQAVVPHDETGIRFGHYAFYWGVGFYLLANQVYWWRTWRALSWYRIVSAVVVIVLAFPTAALPAVWTLPALTVFGLISAAAEFLRVGDLRTRPPQPTR, encoded by the coding sequence GTGCACGACGACAGCCCGCACCCGCATCCGACCGCCGGCGGCCTCCGCCTGGTGCGCCGGAATCCGCTGGTCACCGGCGATGTCAGCTGGATGGAGCTGTTCGTCGACCTGTTCTTCGTGTTCGCGTTCCTGAAGATCACCACCTTGATGGCGGCCGATCTGACTGCGGTCGGCATGCTCCGCGGGGTCTTGGTGATCCTGCTGCTGTGGCACTGCTGGACCCCGTGCGTCTGGCTCGGCAACGTCGTCCACCTGGACCGGGGCGGTATGCCGCTGATGATGGCCGGCATCGCCACCGTCCTGCTGGTGATCGGCGTGTCCGTGCCCGAGACGTTCGTCGACACGCCGGGCAGGCTGCCGGGACCGGTCATCGTGGTGGTCGGCTACCTGGCGATCCGGGTCAGCGTGCTCGCGGTCCTCACCCGGTCCCGGTGGTCGGAAGGGCCGGCCGGCCGCCGGCCGGCCGCGATCGCCTGGTTGACGCTCGCCGCGTCCGCGTCGGCGCTGCTGACCGCCGCGCTGCTGCCGCCGCACCTGCCGGCCCGGTTCGACGCCGACCTGGTACGGCTGGTGCTGTTCGCCCTGGCCCTGGCCATCGACTTCGTGGTGCTGACCGCGGTCGGCCGGGGCAGCTGGCAGATCGTCTCGCCGTGGCACCTGTCCGAACGGCACGCGCTGATCGTCCTGATCGCGTTGGGCGAAACGATCATTTCGATCGGCACCGGCGGTGGGGTCGGTGCCGACATCCCGGTCACCTGGCAGTTGCTCGCCGCCGCCACGCTCGGCCTGGTCGTCGTTTCCGCCCTGTGGTGGACCTACTTCGACCTCGCCAAGATCCTCGCCGAACACGCCCTTTCCCGGCGCTCCGGCGTCGACCAGACCCGGATGGCCCGAGACGTGTACAGCGGGCTGCACCTGCCGATGATCGGTGGGCTGATCTTCTTCGCCCTCGGTCTCAAGCATGCGATCATCACCATGCCTGGCGGCTCCGAACATCCCTGGACCACCGCCGAGGTGGTCATCATGTACGGCGGGGTGCTGCTCTACCTGCTGGCGCTGGTCGCCTTCGAATGGCTGTCCGGACGTCTGCTCGGCCGCAGCCCGATCCTCGGCATCGCCCTACTGCTGGGTCTGCTCCCGGTGGCCACTCAGGTCCCGGCGCTGGGCGCGTTGGCGCTGCTGGCCGTCGGCGTCGTGGCGATGCTGATCGCCGACCGGACCCTGTTCCACCGCCGGCACACCCAACTGCACCGGCTGACCGAATCCGAGACGTCCCGGCTGCACGGGGTCACCCCCCGGGAACTCTTCCTCGACCTGGTCTTCGTCTTCGCGTTCATCCAGGTCACTACCCTGATGACCCGCCACGCCTCGATCTGGGGCATCGTCCGCGGGCTGACCTTGCTAGCGCTGCTGTGGTGGGCCTGGACCTCCTTCTCCTGGCTCACCAACGCGGTCCGCACCGAGACGGTCCTGGTCCGGTTCACCACGATCGGCATCGCCGCCTCGATCCTGGTGATCGGCATCGCCACCCCGCAGGCGTTCGAGCCGGCCCCGGGCAGTCTGCCCGGCTCGCTGATCATCGTCGCCGCCTACCTCACCACCCAGCTCATCCAGACGGTACTGATCCTGCAGGCGTCGCGTACCGAACCGGTGCTCCGAGCGCTCGCCCGGCAGAACGCCGTCCCGTCCACCACCGCACTGCTGCTGCTCGCCGGGTTCGCGGTGGTGGAGTTGGCGACGCCCGACCGACTCGCCGGGATCCCGGCTGTCACGCTGCTCTGGGTCGCCGCGCTCACCATCCAACTCGTCGGCAGCTACCCCACCGGGGTCAAATCCTGGCGGCCCCGCTCCACCCGGCACTGGGTGGACCGGTACGCCCTGATCATGCTCATCGCGTTCGGCGAGGCGATCATCTCGGTTGGTCTGGCCGTCGCGGACCAGCCGGTCTCCACCACAGTCATGGTCATCGTCGTCACGGCGGCGGTCGCCGTCGGGGCTCTCTGGTGGCCATACTTCACCACGATCGACTCGGCCCGGCTCGCTCTGGAGGCGCGGACCGGCGTCGACCGGGCCAAACTCGCCCGCGACGGGTTCACCTACCTGCATCTGCCGATGGTCGCCTGCATCATCCTGATCGCGTACGGCCTGCACCAGGCCGTCGTGCCGCACGATGAGACCGGCATCCGGTTCGGCCACTACGCCTTCTACTGGGGTGTGGGGTTCTATCTGCTCGCCAACCAGGTGTACTGGTGGCGGACCTGGCGTGCGCTCAGCTGGTACCGGATCGTCAGCGCCGTCGTGGTCATCGTGCTGGCGTTTCCGACCGCCGCGCTGCCTGCCGTCTGGACGCTGCCGGCGCTGACCGTGTTCGGGCTGATCTCCGCGGCGGCCGAGTTCCTGCGGGTCGGCGACCTGCGGACCCGGCCGCCTCAGCCGACCCGCTGA
- a CDS encoding GntR family transcriptional regulator, with the protein MTVDVEPGGHPEPGGIAALPRLRRTERAGHTGDQVRDLLEEAILAGVLAPGTHLNAEALAKQLGVSHIPVREALRSLHAAGWIDTRPHLGAFVRARTEQELADLFELRLQLESHAAVLAAERRTTAQLDQLDGILSRQRAAVDPFALGEINAVFHVTVAECAQNQFLIDFVRTLSIRTRFYFATVAPQRRDDSLREHGEMIDAIRRRDAATAGRIAHEHVFHTRADVLRALRGDPATAPG; encoded by the coding sequence GTGACCGTTGACGTGGAACCGGGCGGACACCCGGAGCCGGGCGGAATAGCCGCGTTGCCGCGGTTGCGCCGCACCGAGCGGGCCGGACACACCGGTGACCAGGTGCGGGACCTGCTGGAAGAAGCGATCCTGGCCGGCGTCCTGGCACCCGGCACCCATCTGAACGCCGAGGCGCTGGCCAAACAGCTCGGCGTCAGCCACATCCCGGTCCGCGAGGCACTACGGTCGCTGCACGCCGCCGGCTGGATCGACACCCGCCCCCACCTCGGCGCATTCGTTCGGGCACGCACCGAGCAGGAACTCGCCGACCTGTTCGAGCTACGTCTGCAACTGGAGTCACACGCCGCCGTGCTGGCCGCGGAACGACGTACCACCGCCCAGTTGGACCAGCTCGACGGCATCCTCAGCCGGCAGCGGGCGGCCGTCGATCCGTTCGCTCTCGGCGAGATCAACGCCGTTTTCCACGTAACGGTCGCCGAGTGTGCCCAGAACCAGTTCCTGATCGACTTCGTCCGGACCCTCAGCATCCGGACCCGGTTCTACTTCGCCACCGTCGCCCCGCAACGCCGGGACGACTCGCTGCGTGAACACGGCGAGATGATCGACGCGATCCGGCGGCGCGATGCGGCCACCGCCGGTCGTATCGCCCACGAACACGTTTTCCACACCCGCGCTGACGTGCTCCGGGCGCTACGCGGCGACCCCGCTACGGCACCCGGCTGA